In one Pseudomonas sp. MM211 genomic region, the following are encoded:
- a CDS encoding response regulator — translation MPLIVIAEDERSIRELLVEIFEEEGHQVKAFPCADDAWEFLSSSDGQVQMVLTDFSMPGDIDGIFLAHLIRDRFPDLPIIISSGFLEGTTDFEGLNVAVIPKPWTVNQLLAMCAAMIPEKAPQAGIQPV, via the coding sequence ATGCCACTGATAGTCATAGCCGAAGACGAACGCTCCATCAGAGAGCTCCTCGTGGAGATCTTCGAAGAAGAAGGTCACCAGGTGAAAGCCTTCCCCTGTGCCGATGACGCCTGGGAGTTCCTTTCCAGCAGCGATGGTCAGGTGCAGATGGTGCTGACCGACTTCAGCATGCCCGGCGACATCGACGGTATCTTTCTCGCTCACCTGATCCGCGACCGTTTCCCGGATCTGCCGATCATCATCTCTTCCGGTTTCCTGGAAGGAACGACCGATTTCGAAGGCCTGAACGTGGCGGTGATCCCCAAGCCGTGGACGGTCAACCAGCTCCTCGCCATGTGCGCAGCGATGATCCCCGAAAAAGCCCCCCAGGCTGGCATTCAGCCGGTTTGA
- a CDS encoding methyl-accepting chemotaxis protein yields MLRNIPLSLKLLLILACPVLGFLWLAALQVVGSYQTLEEMDRTQEASAAAQKISQLITVVQRERGASGVFLGSKGKSMQDVLLRMRGQTDTALVEARALSGSSGAQLDEALAALSGLDATRGQIDKLAIDNRESGARYTAIIRTLIGYTHGLERSVDDPSLARALSSLTQFIEMKERAGRERAMLGVVFNQGRFDAELLSTFSRNLGEFSAYSEGFRRNASADFVRKLDEKMQQPSALEVARLQKLAFETPLGQPLGVKATDWFQTSTNRIDLMGEVETELGQNVGILAAQARDKAAGVLWMTVIGVLAALAVVAVLSYLIISNINYAVREANTALLALSQRDLTARSAYVGKDEFGEITRNLNIMAEELTQIVREIGSATAQVATAAEECSAVTLQTSNSLERQRQGTELVVTAINEMSATVRDVAQSTSDAAEMSRQVNLNTTQGRQEIERTVAVIRELSTQADETARIIGDLKHESDLISSVLDVIRGIADQTNLLALNAAIEAARAGDHGRGFAVVASEVRTLAQKTQESTGNIQQMIANLQKGSDLATHSMEETLGKARAGAANIERAGDLLADIAAGVAGINDRNMQIATAAEEQSAVAEDINRNVVEINDVAIQVSSGAEQTAVTSLELARLAEHQQNLVSRFRLE; encoded by the coding sequence GTGCTCAGAAATATCCCATTGAGCCTCAAGCTGTTGCTGATCCTCGCCTGTCCGGTACTCGGTTTTCTCTGGTTGGCTGCATTGCAGGTGGTGGGGAGCTATCAAACCCTGGAGGAAATGGATCGAACCCAGGAGGCCAGCGCTGCTGCTCAGAAGATCAGCCAGTTGATTACCGTGGTGCAGCGTGAGCGGGGTGCCAGTGGCGTGTTCCTCGGTAGCAAGGGCAAGAGCATGCAGGACGTTCTGCTACGCATGCGTGGGCAGACCGACACGGCGCTGGTTGAAGCACGTGCGTTATCCGGCAGCTCGGGCGCACAGCTCGATGAAGCGCTGGCTGCGTTGAGCGGCCTCGATGCGACCCGCGGGCAGATCGACAAGCTGGCGATCGACAACCGTGAGTCGGGGGCGCGTTATACCGCCATCATCCGTACCCTGATCGGCTACACCCACGGCCTTGAGCGCAGTGTCGACGATCCTTCGCTGGCCCGCGCACTGTCATCGCTCACCCAGTTCATCGAGATGAAAGAGCGGGCCGGGCGTGAACGCGCCATGCTCGGCGTGGTGTTCAATCAGGGCCGCTTCGACGCGGAACTGCTATCCACCTTCAGCCGTAACCTCGGTGAGTTCTCCGCGTACTCGGAAGGCTTCCGCCGCAATGCGTCCGCCGATTTCGTGCGCAAACTCGACGAGAAGATGCAGCAGCCCAGCGCACTGGAAGTTGCCCGGCTGCAGAAACTGGCCTTCGAAACGCCGCTTGGCCAGCCGCTGGGCGTCAAGGCCACCGACTGGTTTCAGACCTCCACCAACCGCATCGACCTGATGGGCGAAGTGGAGACCGAACTGGGCCAGAATGTCGGCATCCTGGCCGCCCAGGCCCGCGACAAGGCTGCCGGCGTACTGTGGATGACGGTGATCGGCGTGCTGGCGGCGCTGGCGGTGGTGGCCGTGCTGTCTTACCTGATCATCAGCAACATCAACTACGCCGTGCGCGAGGCGAACACCGCGCTGCTGGCCCTTTCGCAGCGTGATCTGACCGCACGCTCGGCCTATGTGGGCAAGGATGAGTTCGGTGAAATCACCCGCAACCTCAATATCATGGCCGAGGAGCTGACGCAGATCGTCCGGGAAATCGGCTCGGCTACCGCCCAGGTCGCGACGGCTGCCGAAGAGTGCTCGGCGGTCACCCTGCAGACCAGCAACAGCCTGGAACGTCAGCGCCAGGGCACCGAACTGGTGGTGACCGCCATCAACGAAATGAGCGCGACGGTTCGCGACGTGGCGCAGAGCACCAGTGATGCTGCGGAAATGTCCCGCCAGGTGAACCTCAACACCACCCAGGGCCGCCAGGAAATCGAACGCACTGTGGCGGTTATCCGCGAGCTCTCGACCCAGGCCGATGAGACGGCGCGGATCATTGGCGATCTGAAGCACGAGAGTGATTTGATCTCCAGCGTGCTCGACGTGATCCGTGGTATTGCCGATCAAACCAACCTGCTGGCCCTCAACGCAGCCATCGAAGCGGCGCGGGCCGGCGATCACGGTCGCGGCTTCGCGGTGGTTGCCTCCGAAGTGCGTACGCTAGCGCAGAAGACCCAAGAGTCCACCGGCAACATTCAGCAGATGATCGCCAATCTGCAGAAAGGCTCGGATCTCGCCACGCACTCCATGGAGGAGACTCTCGGCAAAGCGCGGGCTGGGGCGGCCAACATCGAGCGCGCCGGTGACCTGCTGGCCGATATCGCCGCCGGCGTCGCCGGTATCAACGACCGCAACATGCAGATCGCCACGGCTGCTGAAGAGCAGAGTGCGGTCGCCGAAGACATCAACCGTAACGTGGTCGAGATCAACGATGTCGCCATTCAAGTCAGTTCCGGTGCCGAACAAACCGCAGTCACCAGCCTGGAGCTGGCGCGGCTGGCCGAGCACCAGCAGAACCTGGTGAGCCGTTTCCGCCTGGAGTGA
- a CDS encoding GFA family protein, which produces MSDLHSGGCQCGALRYQFQAPLSDIAHCHCSICRRSTGGILVTWITVPLDRFTWLQGEAARFDSSPTCTRYFCARCGGHLALFTTLSPQSMDVTIATLDHPEQAPADRHIWTQSKLSWLQVDTHLPAETQEWIG; this is translated from the coding sequence ATGAGCGATCTACATAGCGGTGGCTGCCAGTGCGGCGCATTGCGTTATCAGTTCCAGGCGCCATTGAGCGATATCGCCCATTGCCACTGCTCGATCTGCCGGCGTAGCACCGGCGGCATTCTGGTCACCTGGATCACCGTGCCCCTGGATCGCTTCACCTGGCTGCAGGGTGAAGCGGCGCGTTTCGACTCGTCGCCAACCTGCACACGGTATTTCTGCGCTCGGTGCGGTGGGCACCTTGCTTTGTTCACCACCCTGAGTCCGCAGTCGATGGATGTGACCATCGCGACGCTGGATCACCCGGAACAGGCGCCTGCGGATCGGCATATCTGGACGCAGAGCAAGTTGTCCTGGCTGCAAGTGGACACGCACTTGCCGGCAGAAACACAGGAGTGGATCGGCTGA
- a CDS encoding AEC family transporter codes for MIELLLALWPLFALIVAGYELRRRGFPSEAFWPGAERLNYFILFPALLFNSLATAPLDNPQLPRLALAVLLGLGIAWLALLIVRRVRGWPASRFGAFSQGILRFNTYLGLAAVGSLFGQPGLTLAALMLALMVPTANVLSVWSLTAERGVGVRSLLLPIIRNPLILACLAGALLNLSGLGLPGGSDRLLSLLAAASLPLGLLCVGAALKPEQLGGEVPALAWNSLLRLLLMPLLAFAVAYGLQLPAMESTVLVLFFALPTAPTSYVLTRQLGGDGNLMAGIITLQHLLAAASLVGMLYLLEHLL; via the coding sequence GTGATCGAACTGCTTCTGGCCCTCTGGCCACTCTTCGCCCTGATCGTTGCCGGTTATGAACTGCGCCGTCGCGGTTTTCCCAGTGAAGCCTTCTGGCCTGGCGCCGAACGCCTCAACTACTTCATTCTATTCCCCGCCCTGCTGTTCAACAGCCTGGCCACCGCGCCGCTGGACAACCCGCAGCTACCACGGCTGGCGCTGGCCGTGCTGCTCGGCCTGGGTATCGCCTGGCTGGCGCTGTTGATCGTACGCCGTGTACGCGGCTGGCCGGCGTCACGCTTCGGCGCGTTCAGCCAGGGCATTCTGCGCTTCAACACCTATCTGGGCCTGGCGGCGGTGGGCAGCCTGTTCGGCCAGCCGGGCCTGACCCTGGCGGCGTTGATGCTGGCGCTGATGGTGCCGACCGCCAACGTGCTGTCGGTGTGGTCGCTAACCGCCGAGCGTGGCGTCGGCGTACGCAGCCTGCTGTTGCCGATCATCCGCAACCCGCTGATCCTCGCCTGCCTGGCCGGCGCTCTGCTCAACCTCAGTGGGCTCGGATTGCCGGGCGGCAGCGACCGTCTGCTCAGCCTGCTCGCTGCCGCCAGCCTGCCCTTGGGCTTGCTGTGTGTCGGTGCGGCACTGAAACCCGAACAACTGGGCGGCGAGGTTCCGGCTTTGGCCTGGAACAGCCTGCTGCGCTTGTTGCTGATGCCGCTGCTGGCTTTCGCGGTGGCTTACGGTCTGCAGTTACCGGCGATGGAAAGCACCGTGCTGGTACTGTTCTTCGCGCTGCCCACCGCCCCCACCTCTTATGTGCTCACTCGCCAGTTGGGCGGCGATGGAAATCTGATGGCCGGCATCATCACCCTGCAGCATCTGCTGGCTGCCGCCTCACTTGTCGGCATGCTGTATTTGCTGGAGCACCTGCTCTAG
- a CDS encoding CitMHS family transporter has translation MLTFLGFAMVSTFMYLIMSKRLSALIALIIIPIIFALIGGFATQIGPMMLEGISKLAPTGVMLMFAILYFAIMIDSGLFDPPVRLILKLVKGDPLKVAVGTVALALIVSLDGDGSTTYMICVGAMLPLYSRLKMSPTIMAGLIIMAGGIMNMTPWGGPTARAASALHVDPSDVFVPMIPGMIVGAIVLFGVAYYYGLRERKRLGVLQLPEGKITQDEISVSQFPEARRPKLILINALLTVILMTTLIAGLLPMPVLFMIAFSIAMIINYPCLQQQKDRISAHAGNVLAVVGLIFAAGIFTGILTGTGMVDAMSKSLLAVIPDAMGPHLAVITALVSLPFTFFMSNDAFYYGILPVLNQAASGYGISAVEMARASIVGQPVHLLSPLVPSTYLLIGLAKIEFGDLQRFTLKWAVLICMAILAAALVLGVFPLFGS, from the coding sequence ATGCTGACTTTCCTTGGCTTTGCCATGGTTTCGACTTTCATGTACCTGATCATGAGCAAACGCCTATCGGCGCTCATCGCTCTGATCATCATCCCGATCATCTTCGCCCTGATCGGTGGTTTCGCCACCCAGATCGGCCCGATGATGCTCGAAGGCATCAGCAAGCTCGCGCCTACCGGCGTGATGCTGATGTTCGCCATCCTCTACTTCGCCATCATGATCGACTCGGGTCTGTTCGATCCGCCTGTGCGCCTGATCCTCAAGCTGGTCAAGGGTGACCCGCTGAAGGTCGCTGTCGGTACCGTGGCCCTGGCCCTGATCGTTTCCCTGGACGGCGACGGCTCGACCACCTACATGATCTGCGTTGGCGCCATGCTGCCGCTGTACAGCCGTTTGAAGATGAGCCCGACCATCATGGCCGGCCTGATCATCATGGCCGGCGGCATCATGAACATGACCCCGTGGGGCGGCCCGACCGCTCGCGCAGCCAGCGCCCTGCACGTCGATCCATCGGACGTCTTCGTGCCGATGATTCCGGGCATGATCGTTGGCGCCATCGTGCTGTTCGGCGTGGCTTACTACTATGGTCTGCGTGAACGCAAGCGCCTGGGCGTGCTGCAACTGCCGGAAGGCAAGATCACCCAGGACGAGATCAGCGTTTCGCAGTTCCCGGAAGCTCGTCGTCCGAAGCTGATTCTGATCAACGCCCTCCTCACCGTGATCCTGATGACCACGCTGATCGCCGGCCTGCTGCCGATGCCCGTGCTGTTCATGATCGCCTTCAGTATCGCGATGATCATCAACTACCCGTGCCTGCAGCAGCAGAAGGATCGTATCTCTGCCCACGCCGGCAACGTCCTGGCGGTAGTCGGCCTGATCTTTGCCGCGGGCATCTTCACCGGCATCCTCACCGGTACCGGCATGGTCGACGCCATGTCGAAAAGCCTGCTGGCCGTGATCCCCGATGCAATGGGCCCACACCTGGCGGTGATCACCGCACTGGTGAGCCTGCCATTCACCTTCTTCATGTCCAACGACGCCTTCTACTACGGCATCCTGCCGGTGCTCAACCAGGCGGCGTCGGGCTACGGCATCAGCGCCGTGGAGATGGCGCGGGCGTCGATCGTTGGCCAGCCGGTGCACTTGCTCAGCCCGCTGGTTCCCTCGACCTACCTGCTGATCGGCCTGGCGAAGATCGAGTTCGGTGACCTGCAGCGCTTCACCCTGAAATGGGCGGTACTGATCTGCATGGCCATCCTGGCGGCAGCCTTGGTGCTAGGCGTATTTCCGCTATTCGGTAGCTGA
- a CDS encoding TerC family protein: protein MEWLTNPEIWVAFLTLTALEIVLGIDNIIMIAILVSRMPQHLQARTRFFGLALAMVTRILLLLSITWIMRLTADLFFIFGQGISGRDLILFFGGLFLLWKSSSEIYHSLEGEEENVEAPKGAAKHFIGTIIQIAIIDIVFSLDSVITAVGMVSHVPVMVAAIVVAVIVMMICAGTISDFIEKHPSLKILALSFLIVVGTVLIAESFEVHVPKGYVYFAMAFSLGVEALNIRLRGARRRAEGKDDVDPVKLRKDVPGQ, encoded by the coding sequence ATGGAATGGCTGACCAACCCGGAAATCTGGGTTGCCTTCTTGACTCTGACTGCCCTGGAAATCGTTCTGGGCATCGACAACATCATCATGATCGCAATTCTGGTCAGCCGCATGCCGCAGCACCTGCAAGCGCGCACCCGCTTCTTCGGCCTGGCCCTGGCGATGGTCACGCGCATCCTGCTGCTGCTCTCCATCACCTGGATCATGCGCCTCACCGCGGATCTGTTCTTCATCTTCGGCCAAGGCATTTCCGGCCGTGACCTGATCCTGTTCTTCGGTGGCCTGTTCCTGCTCTGGAAGAGCAGCAGCGAGATCTATCACAGCCTGGAAGGCGAAGAAGAGAACGTGGAAGCGCCAAAGGGTGCGGCCAAGCACTTCATCGGCACCATCATTCAGATCGCCATCATCGACATCGTGTTCTCGCTGGACTCGGTGATCACCGCCGTCGGCATGGTTTCCCATGTACCGGTCATGGTCGCGGCCATCGTCGTTGCCGTCATCGTGATGATGATCTGCGCCGGCACCATCAGTGACTTCATCGAGAAGCACCCGAGCCTGAAGATTCTCGCCCTGTCGTTCCTCATCGTGGTCGGTACCGTGCTGATCGCCGAGAGCTTCGAAGTCCACGTACCGAAAGGCTACGTCTACTTCGCCATGGCCTTCTCGCTGGGTGTCGAAGCGTTGAACATCCGCCTGCGTGGCGCCCGCCGCCGCGCAGAAGGCAAGGACGACGTAGACCCGGTGAAACTGCGCAAGGATGTTCCTGGGCAGTGA
- a CDS encoding LexA family transcriptional regulator, with protein MFSLKSDSGAAKEEQVAAVPAVDDFVERLKKICSIAGNASALAKKAGISNSGFSRYLNGGEPSRKVLISLAQAAGVNLNWLATGEGAMEKSAEAARPGSLTLLPFLGTAESPGDEVIPGRKKNLTSQAFCRFWLGSHGLDSKTLAAMQIRGDSMSPTVRDEDLVLIDVNAKDIQDDKIYVIQDADSLLIRRLQLQPGGKVRTLCDNPTHREFEVPREALEIVGRVVWRGALL; from the coding sequence ATGTTTTCGCTAAAGAGTGATTCGGGGGCTGCCAAGGAAGAGCAGGTTGCTGCAGTACCTGCCGTCGATGACTTTGTCGAGCGATTGAAGAAAATCTGCTCGATCGCCGGAAATGCCAGCGCATTGGCGAAAAAAGCCGGAATATCCAACAGCGGATTCAGTCGTTACCTCAATGGAGGAGAGCCCTCGCGCAAGGTGCTGATCAGCCTCGCTCAGGCGGCAGGTGTCAATCTGAATTGGCTGGCGACCGGCGAGGGGGCGATGGAAAAAAGTGCCGAAGCGGCACGCCCAGGCTCGCTGACTCTGCTGCCGTTTCTCGGTACAGCGGAATCGCCCGGTGACGAGGTGATTCCCGGGCGCAAGAAAAACCTAACCTCGCAAGCGTTCTGTCGTTTCTGGCTGGGCAGCCATGGGCTGGACAGCAAGACGCTGGCGGCCATGCAGATTCGCGGTGACAGCATGTCGCCTACCGTGCGTGACGAGGATCTGGTGCTGATCGACGTCAATGCCAAGGACATCCAGGACGACAAGATCTATGTGATCCAGGATGCCGACAGCCTATTGATTCGCCGCCTGCAACTGCAGCCGGGCGGCAAGGTGCGCACGCTGTGCGATAACCCGACCCACCGCGAGTTCGAAGTGCCGCGCGAAGCGCTGGAGATTGTCGGGCGTGTGGTGTGGCGAGGGGCGTTGCTTTAG
- a CDS encoding TonB-dependent receptor plug domain-containing protein: MRKRSYASALRALPLFGLSGLAFAVQAQTPTGATANALDTVVVTGTRATGKLASEALQPIDVITAEQLSSQGTADLAGALNKLLPSISVPRPHNTVGSEAVRPLVMRGLAPDQVLVLVNGKRRNGGAFLNTGGALGRGTNPTDLGAIPVSAIERVEVLRDGASARYGSDAIAGVINIILKNQSEGGAVNATLGRYDDGDGTRRELQGYTGFALGDRGSLTLSAEGQHNEATNRAGGDTSPAAQTDGLTGQTTHKIGAPALESSKLAFNGDFQVNDALNLYSFGTYSHREAQSHYGRQRPTAVVANIYPEGFLPRYDPEIDDLGLVIGGRGNLTDDWKYDASVDWGRNTYKPYIKSMNISLYTATGSSPTHFYNGTYETTQSVGNLNLSRTFDVGLASPLSLALGVEYQSQELQIEAGDAASWFGAGALAMPGISPQSAGDWSRHSLANYIDLEVKPTDKLTLSLAARHEDYSDFGNSVSGSFSGRYDFTPRVALRGSISNGFRAPSLTQQHYSSIQTQGQDLGAGVVTVQSGTFAVDSNIARLLGAEDLEAEKSLSQTLGLVLRPTDNLSLTLDAYRISVADRINLSSSLPVSSAAVRQFLANNGVTDDNYQSVRYMTNAADTRTIGVDLAGEHRYRLDNGDLFKSTVAYSYNRTKITDQAASPAILQQLNIPVSLVERREIGQLTDTNPRHKLILAGDYSFTQQGIDLHAALNRYGSFWIYSNTNPSLDQKFASKWTVDLSASYSWADNWKLSVGADNLFDVRPDRTRPENNTGGSFQYTSYSPLSPDGAFYYANLNYSW, from the coding sequence ATGAGAAAAAGATCTTACGCCTCTGCCTTGCGTGCACTCCCCCTGTTCGGCCTGAGCGGGCTGGCATTTGCCGTCCAGGCCCAGACGCCAACCGGCGCCACCGCCAACGCGCTGGATACCGTGGTCGTCACCGGTACCCGAGCGACCGGCAAGCTGGCCAGTGAAGCGCTGCAACCCATCGATGTCATCACCGCCGAACAGCTGAGCAGTCAGGGCACTGCGGATCTGGCCGGCGCCTTGAACAAGCTGCTGCCGTCAATCAGCGTACCGCGGCCACACAACACGGTCGGCAGCGAAGCTGTACGCCCGCTGGTAATGCGTGGCCTGGCACCTGATCAGGTACTGGTGCTGGTCAACGGCAAGCGCCGCAACGGTGGCGCGTTCCTCAACACCGGCGGCGCACTGGGGCGCGGTACCAACCCTACGGATTTGGGCGCCATCCCGGTATCCGCCATCGAGCGCGTCGAAGTGCTGCGTGATGGTGCCTCGGCCCGCTATGGCTCGGATGCCATTGCCGGGGTGATCAACATCATCCTCAAGAACCAAAGCGAAGGCGGCGCGGTGAATGCCACTCTGGGTCGTTACGACGATGGCGACGGCACGCGCCGTGAGCTGCAGGGCTACACTGGCTTCGCCCTCGGTGATCGTGGTTCGCTGACGCTGTCGGCCGAAGGCCAGCACAACGAGGCCACCAACCGCGCAGGTGGCGATACCTCGCCGGCTGCGCAAACCGACGGCCTGACCGGCCAGACCACCCACAAGATCGGCGCCCCAGCGTTGGAGAGCAGCAAGCTGGCCTTCAACGGCGACTTCCAGGTCAACGACGCGCTCAACCTCTACAGCTTCGGCACCTACAGCCACCGTGAAGCGCAAAGCCATTACGGCCGACAGCGGCCAACCGCCGTGGTCGCCAATATCTACCCGGAAGGTTTCCTGCCGCGTTACGACCCGGAGATCGACGACCTCGGCCTGGTGATCGGTGGCCGCGGCAACCTCACCGACGACTGGAAATATGACGCCTCGGTGGACTGGGGCCGCAACACCTACAAGCCCTACATCAAGAGCATGAACATCTCGCTCTACACCGCCACAGGCAGCTCGCCCACGCACTTCTACAACGGCACCTACGAAACCACCCAGAGCGTCGGTAATCTCAACCTGTCGCGCACCTTCGATGTGGGTCTGGCCTCGCCGTTGTCGCTGGCCCTCGGCGTGGAATACCAGTCGCAGGAACTGCAGATCGAGGCCGGCGACGCGGCGTCCTGGTTCGGCGCGGGCGCACTGGCCATGCCGGGTATTTCCCCACAGAGTGCGGGGGACTGGAGCCGCCACAGCCTGGCCAATTACATCGACCTGGAAGTCAAACCGACCGACAAACTCACCCTGTCGCTGGCAGCCCGTCACGAGGATTACAGCGACTTCGGCAACTCGGTATCCGGCTCGTTTTCAGGGCGCTACGACTTCACGCCACGGGTTGCCCTGCGTGGTTCCATCTCCAATGGTTTCCGTGCCCCCAGCCTGACCCAGCAACACTATTCCAGCATCCAGACTCAAGGACAGGATCTGGGTGCCGGCGTGGTCACCGTGCAGTCCGGCACCTTTGCCGTGGATTCGAACATTGCCCGCCTGCTCGGCGCCGAGGATCTGGAAGCGGAGAAATCCCTGAGCCAGACCCTTGGCCTGGTATTGCGCCCGACCGACAACCTGAGCCTGACACTGGACGCCTACCGGATCAGCGTGGCGGATCGCATCAACCTGTCATCCAGCCTCCCCGTCAGTTCGGCAGCAGTGCGTCAGTTCCTCGCGAACAACGGCGTGACCGACGACAACTACCAGAGCGTGCGGTACATGACCAATGCGGCGGACACTCGCACCATTGGCGTCGATCTGGCTGGCGAGCATCGCTACCGGCTGGACAATGGTGACCTGTTCAAGAGCACCGTGGCCTACTCCTACAACCGCACCAAGATCACCGACCAGGCCGCCAGTCCGGCAATCCTGCAACAGCTAAATATTCCCGTGAGCCTGGTGGAGCGCCGCGAAATCGGCCAGCTCACCGACACCAACCCTCGGCACAAGCTGATTCTGGCTGGCGACTACTCGTTCACCCAGCAAGGCATCGACCTGCACGCCGCGCTGAATCGCTATGGCTCGTTCTGGATCTACAGCAACACCAACCCGTCGCTCGACCAGAAGTTCGCCTCCAAGTGGACGGTGGATCTATCCGCCTCCTACTCCTGGGCCGACAACTGGAAGCTGAGCGTTGGTGCCGACAACCTGTTCGACGTGCGCCCGGATCGCACCCGCCCGGAAAACAACACCGGCGGCTCGTTCCAGTACACCAGCTACTCACCGTTGTCGCCGGACGGCGCCTTCTACTACGCCAACCTGAATTACTCCTGGTAA
- a CDS encoding amino acid ABC transporter permease: MDALQQALTGLGINLTILWDPIDRQRFLLGLGLTLALSVISALIALAIGVVGAWMKGSRWLFARQLVGLYIEVLRNTPLLIQLFFFYFGLGALLSFELNEGGVQNQLLTNFLWAVFVLGLHGGAYQVEAIRGSLDAVPTSTREAAQSLGLAPGQIFRKVVLPLALRNSLPALGNGLVQSVKSTSVAYAIAVPELTYAANRIWSDNYNVPEMMAVLFLTYFLLLGGVSMGMRALERRLKLPGYHGV, encoded by the coding sequence ATGGATGCGTTGCAACAGGCCCTCACAGGGCTGGGAATAAACCTGACGATCCTCTGGGATCCGATCGACCGCCAGCGTTTCCTGCTGGGCCTCGGGCTAACCCTCGCGCTGAGTGTGATCAGCGCGTTGATCGCCCTGGCGATCGGCGTGGTCGGCGCCTGGATGAAAGGCTCGCGCTGGCTCTTCGCACGTCAGCTAGTGGGGCTGTACATCGAAGTGCTGCGCAACACCCCGCTGCTGATCCAACTGTTCTTCTTCTACTTCGGTCTTGGCGCGCTGCTGTCGTTCGAGCTGAACGAAGGCGGCGTGCAGAACCAGTTGCTCACCAACTTCCTCTGGGCGGTGTTCGTGCTGGGGCTGCATGGCGGCGCGTATCAGGTCGAGGCGATTCGCGGCAGCCTGGATGCGGTGCCCACCTCCACCCGCGAGGCGGCTCAGTCCCTTGGGCTGGCGCCAGGGCAGATCTTTCGCAAGGTGGTGCTGCCACTGGCCCTGCGCAACAGCCTGCCGGCGCTGGGTAACGGCCTGGTGCAATCGGTGAAGTCCACCTCGGTGGCTTACGCCATCGCGGTGCCGGAGCTGACTTACGCGGCCAATCGGATCTGGAGCGACAACTACAACGTGCCGGAAATGATGGCCGTGCTGTTCCTCACCTATTTCCTTCTGCTCGGCGGCGTGTCCATGGGCATGCGCGCTCTGGAGCGGCGCTTGAAACTACCGGGGTACCACGGCGTATGA
- a CDS encoding amino acid ABC transporter permease, with the protein MNRQTVSGQPVARQPWSAWYKALLTPMGLLALAVLAGAGHWLLANGDAVKLLISWLPALLGGFSVNIGIGLVSVVCATLLGALLGALQVSPRAALARPARGFTLFFRNAPWLVVIFFMMYLIPFEVRVFGEYRQIPDWIKVAMGLSLTASGYAAEVVRGGIQSIPLAQWDAAASLGLDRRQILRKVIIPQALRSMLPAWMNLYCTVTMATALASLLGIEDMMTTMQLRLAGESRPELLLPGYLFVFLVFFFYIYPISRYSKVLERKWSPHD; encoded by the coding sequence ATGAACAGGCAGACAGTGAGCGGCCAGCCAGTGGCTCGCCAACCTTGGAGCGCCTGGTACAAGGCGCTGCTAACGCCCATGGGTCTGCTGGCGCTGGCCGTACTGGCGGGTGCCGGTCATTGGCTGCTGGCCAACGGCGACGCTGTGAAGCTGCTGATCAGTTGGCTGCCTGCCCTGCTCGGCGGCTTCAGCGTGAACATCGGCATCGGCCTGGTCTCGGTGGTCTGCGCCACGCTACTCGGTGCCTTGCTCGGCGCCCTGCAGGTTTCGCCGCGAGCGGCACTGGCACGGCCAGCGCGCGGCTTCACCCTGTTCTTTCGCAATGCGCCCTGGCTGGTGGTGATCTTTTTCATGATGTACCTGATCCCCTTCGAGGTACGTGTGTTCGGCGAATACCGGCAGATTCCAGACTGGATCAAGGTTGCCATGGGCCTGTCGCTTACCGCCTCGGGTTATGCCGCCGAAGTGGTACGCGGCGGAATTCAGTCGATCCCCCTGGCGCAATGGGATGCCGCGGCTTCGCTGGGCCTGGATCGTCGCCAGATCCTGCGCAAGGTGATCATCCCCCAGGCGCTGCGCAGCATGCTGCCGGCCTGGATGAACCTCTATTGCACCGTGACCATGGCCACCGCCCTGGCCAGCCTTCTGGGCATCGAAGACATGATGACCACCATGCAGTTGCGCCTGGCCGGCGAGTCGCGCCCGGAACTGCTGCTGCCCGGTTATCTGTTCGTGTTCCTGGTGTTCTTTTTCTACATCTACCCGATCTCCCGTTACTCGAAAGTTCTGGAGCGCAAATGGAGCCCGCATGACTGA